In the Triticum aestivum cultivar Chinese Spring chromosome 2B, IWGSC CS RefSeq v2.1, whole genome shotgun sequence genome, cgggactaaaggcccttacgaaccgggactattaggtatttttctactagtgatgcatgatactagctatgatactaccattacgaccagcctaacaGTGGTGCCAAAACCACCATCACTGCACGCCTATGCCCACAAATTCACGTGAGCACCAATAATTGATACTCATGTCCATTTGTATGTGAGCCTACCGACCATGTCATTGGATCTTGGGGTTTATTTTTGTCAGAGGAATCAACACGGTCCACGCATTGATTTGAGTGCTCGGGAGCTATTGTGTGAAAACCCACATTGCACGATCAGGGAAGCTGATTTACTACTGCTAATGTACTCATGCTCGCTACTCCCTCAGTCCATAATTACCATCGTCTATAGTACCAAAATAttgtataatataaaaatatattttgtaATAATTCTCATAATTATTATTCTATACATTGGATGCTGATTTTTTTTTTCACATGTGCTTGGCAAAAGTGAGTATTTTCAGGGATGGCAATGTGTGTGGTCATTTGTTTATTTACAGCTATACATTAAGCTTGCTGCTTGCACCGTCAGCAGAATAGAGTTATAGAGATGAAAGCAGGACTCACTGTGACCAAAATGCTAAAGTACGTCACAACATGCAAAACCGAATCTTGCATCCACACCAAGATCTCTAACCATGCAAGATCTGATCACGTCAGGAGAAAACAAAGGGACACACCCAGATTTAGGCATCAAATATAAATGAGTATAATATAGCTGCAGGGGTGATCTTATCCACGTAAATCACGGGTCGTGATATCAACGATGACATATTTTTAGTTTTTGCCCAAAAGGGATCAGATCTACTATCACAATTGGAAAATATTATAGCTtactaaaacgtcttatattttggaatggcgTAGTAAGAAGAAGAATAATAGTAGGGCCAACGGCTGGTTATATATTAtttccatgtcatctatagccagtCCAATAACCAACATGCATAATTGTTACTCCAAAATTATGCTACAATCATCGTATCTTGAAACACATGTTGCACCACATCTCTTAGGGTAATGTACCCCAAAATATGCAGGTCCCACTGCGGACACAGCTTAATTGAATTTGCATGTCATGCATGGCCTTTaattctctctctttctctctctcatctATATGGAATAAGGTGTGGGACTCAATTTGCTTCAAGCCAATGAAACTCAAAGTGAGATTAGTATTATGgaaatatgaaaattttaaaataagGCCTTTGAAGCAGAATGAAGGGAGTATCTTGTACGAATTTCTAGTAACGTGACAGGAACGTGGCAGACATCTCTGATTTGTCACATATTGAGTTGGTCACATGGTAACAGTTCAGTGTCACATGGTATTGTTTATGCATGGTCTGCTCTGTCCACATTGTACGGTGCTGCTACTGCAGCAAGTAAGTAGACTGACGTATGCAATCACGCGGCCATGTTCATCACAAAAATAACAGCCTTATACCTCGCGGGCTCTCCGCTGGGAGCAACTAGTATAGAATCTGCACTTGtggtgcaaaaatagaaaaacGCATTCTGGGCCATTGGATTGAAGATGAATGGCACAGAGGTACCTCCTGCCACTTACTGTACATTTTTTAGAAAACCCCCCGCTAGTAGTCAGATAAAAAACATGACTTCCACTGTAAACACCTCACCTTTCTCATATTCGTTCATTTTGTCCTTGGTTTATAAGACTAATTTTCAAATCGTCAGAGCATTGATGCTTCAGCTTTATACTTGTCTAATGGATGGTTTCATGTATATACAAGTACAATACTGGCTTCTACTATATGTCTATCAATCGTGCAAGAAAACTAAACAAGTTGGTTACCAAAGTGTGTCAATATGTAtcacaaatataagtgaagatgagAAAATTAAGTCAAGCTAGACCATTTCAGGCACATGTTAGACTGGACAATTCCAATCACAAATATTGGAATTATTTGAGTACATGTCAAGCTAGACCATCAGTTGCACAAATATTCAAGTACACGTCAAACTAGACCCTTCCCGGGCACACATATTTGTCAATCTGGCGCATCCACGAGAGACATAGGAGTACATACATATGAAGTGACACATAAGATGACATGATCATTTCTAGTGCGTGACCAGTAAGAATGAGTGTGAAGGACTTAAGGATCACAACTGAACAAACATTGCTTTAAAAAATTGTATCAGCTTTGCTATCCTGATGGTATATGACAGGAAGTTCTTCTCTTGCCTCCAGTTATACTGTTTCTTGCTCTTGGAACTTCATATGCCTGGGAAAGATTACACAAAACAAATACTGTTTTTATTTGCTTACAACCAGGTGAGACAGCAACAACTAAGATTCTCTAGAAGCTGTAAATAATTCTTCAAAATGACCCAAGAGCAACGGCAGGGGCAGAGCTTAATACTAGTCAATGAGCTCTAAACTACTCATCATACCCAGAGCATAACAAGTGTTCTACACCAAAATCCAGATGTCTGACTTCTCAATCTCCTGAAACAAAACAAATTCAGAAGTCATCTCCAATTGCATGGTTGCAAATTAGTAGAAGGCTACAGGCTGCACCACGCATGCCGGTGCAGCtcaggcagctagctagctagctctctctACTCTGCATCTGTACTTCTACTGTTTCTGTAATGTTATTAAACCCTTGTTGGCTAACTGTTAGTCAAAAATGCACATATATCTATTATTTGATGTCTCCAATCGAGGTATCTCCCACAAGCTAGATACTGGAGTGTGAAACAATTGACCGGCGTCAGTTCATCAAAAGCCTTgagttttgttagttaaatctgcAATATGCATACCCCCATGCCAGCAAGCACACTAGCTCAGAACAACAACAAATTCTTAACTAGCTAGCTAACCAGACATGTTGCAGGTTAATTAGATGGACGAGACATTATTGAGTCGGCTTGATTTTGCCGGATATGCATATGTTGTCCCACCGTTGACGAGTTTCCCCACAACATGTCACCTGTGCTCCATAATCAAGGGAATTTATATTCACTTTTCAATCACCGCTTGAAAGCAATTCAACTAGAAGCTAGCTAAATTTAGCTAATAATTTGACCGATGTACGTGTAAGATCCGCAATTGAAGGAATGCCAAATTGATAACTGTGTGCACTCTCGGCATACTTCCCCTAGTTAGATCCATAGTCAAATTCAGTCAAAGACATGTGCACTGCCTCCGAAATATTCATGCTTTGATTCAATACTCACTCCGATCCAAAATAAACCACGACACTTACTTTTGGATTGGTGGGAGTAGCATATACATGTCGCAATGGATTAAATGGAACTATGTAGTGGAGTACAAGCAGTATACTATTATGTGCATTCAAAATTGTTACATGTGATGGGTAAACATAGAACATGAGGTAAATCAGTGGCTACGTTGGCTGGGCATGTGCCCAGACACGAATACAAACTAGACTTCCCCATTAGATAGAAATATATGGGTGAGAGAAAAGATACCTTGATACTGAGCCAGTGAGGGGATGGAGTCAGGAAGAAGAGCTGGCGCGTGTAGCCGTCGGGGCTGCGTATTCTCTAACAACTCTGAGCCGCGGGTCTTCGGATCTGCCGCAAACCCGTCGGAGTCCGGCATGGTGGAGGCTAGATGGTGACCTAGGCAGCTGTGCCCGAGGCGCCCGCGGCCATCGGCGAGGACGACTAGCGACGGCGACGAATCCCTGCGATGATGCGCCGCGCGACGTTGGGCCTGGCCGGGAGGCAGATCCACGCGACCTTGAAGCCGGAGTGGAAGACAGGAGGCAAGGAGAAGAAGCTGTGGAGGGGAGCCAACACCGGATCTGGCCTGGACCGCCGACAGCGTCGCTCGCCGGCAGGAGAGGTCGAGAGGGCCGATGGAGGATTGGGGATCTGAGAAGGATCCGAAGAGAAAACATGAGGACCAGAGGGATATTTTTGCACAGAATTATGTAACCGTGAGTACAGATTCCTCCACCTAGATCCTTACCATTCATCTCAAATCCAATGGTCCAGAAtcctttttctatttttgcacCAGATGTCCAGATTCTATACTAGTCGTTCCAGTGTTGCTAATTCCCTCACCTCCATATCCATGGGCTCTACGGATGTGTTTAGTTTACCGGATAGATTTAGGTGGTTATGGGTATCCCCAACTAACTGGCTAGGGATAGCCAATTTTTGTGTTTGGTTGAGAGGATGATAAGTAGCTAGGGATAGCCAATTCTATGTTTGGTTGGAAGGACGATAGATGGATAGGTTGTTGAGATGACTCTCTTTGGCAGAAATGGTGAGATTACCCACTATATAATGTATGTCATTCGAACAATATACAGATTTCAAAAGCCCATACCAAAATTTCTCACGGACGCGTGAAACACACACGCATACAACATGGCTGAAACACATCACATCACGATTGAATCTCTGCATCGCCTGGCAACTCCGGTCGCCGCTCCCCTCGCGCTACAGCCACATGCCTGCACGCTACACCCCCGTCTCCCCCGGCTCTTGCAGCCACACGCCGCCGCGACACCCCTGCTAGCTGCCTTTGCCACCTCTGTCACATGAGATCCGACCCGCGATGCTCCAGATCTACGATGGGGTAGGGGATACCTGAGAGAGAGAAGATATAGGGCGCGGACGTACCTTGCTCCGGCCACCGCATCAACGCCGCGACCCTTCGTCCAACCGCCGTCTGCACGATCTGTCGTTGCCGTTCCAGCCGAGGGGAGAGAGAAGATTTGTTCTGCGGAGGGGGTGAGCGAGGGAAAAACGGTTCGGGGTGAGGCGAGCGAGGGTGGCTGCCCATATCCGCCAGTTTTCGGCGGATGAGCGGAGCCTGAGTTTTGAGGAATATTCCCAGAATCTGGTTGCCCATATCCTCTCTCGCCAGCGAACCAAATGCATGGTATCCCAAAAAAACTGGCTATCCCTGTCCTTCGGATGGCTATCCCGTGAACCAAACACATCCTATATCTAATTCTCCCAACGTTTCGATCTCTCATTCACATGCGATGGCCTTGTCCGCCATGCGTAcaaggaagaggaaagaagacCTCGACCTCAAGGTGGAACTCTCTCTCGACCTTTGCATGCACCATTCCTCGCAGCCCACCGAGCAAAATTTCACCACAGTTTGTAGATGATAACCCCTCTAGCTAAAGAGCGAAGATTCTCTCATCACTCATCACTCATCACTCACCACCATCCAAAGCAGGAGGCCCCAGAAAAATTCATCACAGTTAATTGTGGCTCTGTATGGCAGTGAGCCACGACACGGTGCTACCACCATGTGAGCCTGGTGCTTTTGTCTCCGGGTAGACACAGTGCAACAGTGCACACCACGGCCCGAACAGAACCCTATGAAGCTGTAGGTGTATCGCAGATGCCTTTGACTGTTCATGATGATCATGCGCTGATTCCACACGAATATGAGCTGCTAGGATAGTCATATGCTGTCTCAAATATTATCAGTGCACTTTGCTACACGATTAGTTTTTGACCAACTAACTTTTCACAAACCGGCTTAGTAATTTTCGCCATGTAGGTGGGTGTCGGGACCTCTATCTATATAAGCGTTAGCTAGCAGACTCCTCGGTAGAAAACAAATACGCTACGCTTAGTACCACCAGCCGCACAAACGGCCGGAGGAGGCAGCTAATGAGCTCCATGGCCGCGGAAATGGCTGCCGTCGAGGAGGAGGCGTGCATCTACGCCATGCAGCTGTCCTCCACGGCTCTCCTGCCGCTGACGCTCAAGAACGCCATCGAGCTGGGCATGCTCGAGGTCCTGATGGGCGCCGGCGGCAAGATGCTGTCACCGTCTGAGGTGGCCGCGCGGCTGCCGACGCCGACGACCAACCCGGACGCGCCGGCCATGGTCGACCGCATGCTGCACCTGCTGGCATCCTACAAGGTGGTGTCGTGCGAGGTGGAGGAAGGCACGCACGCGCGGCGGTACGGTCCCACGCCCGTGTGCAAGTGGTTCACGCCCGACCACGACGCCATCTCCATTGCCCCTCTGCTCCTTCTCACCAATGACATGGTCCCTATGGAGAGCCTGTAAGTATATACTCCCTTCATTTCTATTTAATTCGCATATAGCTTTATCTCGAGTCAAACACTCTACTCCCTCTGTTaggaaatataaaagcgtttagatcactactcacGCTCTTATATTTCCTTACGGACGGAGTAAGTTTTACTAAATTCATAAAAAAAACGTCTACAATACCAGTCAATATCATTAGAATTGTTGTTCATATATTTTCATAccatatatatttatattttaaATGTTTAGATTGTTTTCGGTTAACTTGGTCAAACATTATAAAGTTTGACTTAGGTTAAAACTAATATGCCGAGTACAAAAACATAGGGAGTAATAGCACTCATTCCCTCCTGAAACATAAGTTGTTTTTATAGGGTAACTAGCCTTAAAATTTATATTGGGACGAAGGTTGTATGCATTTATGTATTCCTAAAGGGCCTGAACCTCTTTTTTTTTAAACGGCTTATATATCTAAAAAAAACTGTAGTATTCCTAAAATACTTAGAAAATACTTTGCAATCAAATAGGGCCTGAACCTCTTTTTTTTAACAGAAAAGGCGAAAGAAACGAGTCGGCCGCTAGATATTCGACAAACTCATCTGGCTATCAAGCTGCCGCTCGATCCCCTGTCCTGCGTGTTCCTTAATGCGAATGAGATAACTAGGCTGGATACGTTGATCATAGAAAGGATCCGAAGCAATCCATGGCTATCCATTAGAGAGCAGCCAAGGTCTGGAGAGGCGATCTCATCTCTCTTAACGAGTACTACTACTAATCACGGCTAGCAATTGCTAGCTACTAGCTACGAATAGATGCACGATCAACAGCTAGCTAGTAAATTTTACAACATTACATGGTGTAACCAAACAGGTCCTCTGAATTGTGAATACTTCAAAAAAGGTTGTTATATCAAAACCGTGGTATTTTTGTACATGCATGCTAAATTACTGTACTTTTTGATACTTTGGTTTTTTTAGTACTTTGCTATCAAACAGAGCCAAGTTGTTTTTGTAGGGTAACTAGCCTTAAAAAGGGCTTACATATTGGGACGAAGGTTGTATGTATTTATGTATTTCTACAAACATTAGTTAGTATTAATATAAGCTGAAGCTCGAATTTGTTAAACGATAAATAATTTGCAGGTATCATTTGAAGGACGCGGTCCTTGATGGTGGCCTCCCATTCCACAAGGCACATGGGATGACAATGTACGAGTACACCAAAACGGACACGCGCTTGAACCGTGTCTTGAACGAGGCCATGAAGGGCTACAGCACCATCATCACCGGAAAGCTTGTCAACTTGTACACGGGCTTCCATGACATCGCCACCCTTGTAGACGTGGGCGGCGGCGTTGGCGCCACCATATGCGCCGTCACCTCCAAGTACCCGCACATCAAGGGAATCAACTTCGACCTGCCCCACGTCATCACCGAGGCGTTGCAATCCCCCAGCGTGCAGCACGTTGCTGGCGACATGTTCAAGAACGTGCCCAGCGGCGACGCCATCGTCCTAAAGTGGATCCTCCACAACTGGCCGGACGAGCACTGCACAACTCTACTAAAGAACTGCTACGGTGCACTTCCCGCGCACGGCAGGGTTGTCATCGTAGAAGGCATCCTGCCGGTCAAACCGGAGGCGACGTCCAGGGGGCAGCAGGCGTCCCTCACCGACATGATCATGCTCACGCACACGGCAGGCGGCAAGGAGAGGAACCAGAGGGAGTTCGAGGAGCTTGCCAAGTCCGCAGGGTTCACCGGTGTCAAGACCGCCTACATCCACAGTAACACCTGGGTCATTGAATTCACCAAATAGATGCATCTCATATCTCTTCGCGTTGGTTGTTGCTCCCCAAATCTGCATAATGCGTACCACCTTTCCTTGACCCCGAATAGCCTATAATAAACTGATTTGCTAAATCTCGGTCCACTGAAATCTAGTTAAGTCTCGCTTGACTTCATAGCCATTCGATTTTGATGCATTAAGACTTGTGCAAGGctattaaaattgtgtttatgtcTAGTATCATATACGTACGAGTAACTCCGTGGCTCGTATTACCCTGATAGTAACATTCTTATCCCGGCCCTTAGAAGGGTTATCCATACACGTGGCAGAGCATTGTTTCTGGAATCCAAACTTTTAAAAGGGGGTTTATTTGGAGAATTAGGACTGGATCAAAGATTAAGATCTAGAATGACCCTTGGATCCTATCAAGTGCTTTACCGAAAGTTATAACTCCATGAGGGAAGACTCGGTTATTCAAAGTAGAAGGTTTAATTGACCCGCACTCAGGAGAGTGGGATGAAGATCAGCTGCAATCAGATTTTAACCTGGTAGATGTTGACAGGATACTCAGAATTCCTCTCAACGTGGTGGCTGTGCAGAATTTCGTGGCATAGCATTACACAACGTCAGGACGTTCCAGTCAACATATCATACAAACTTTAGCCACCAATAAGGTCCTAGCTGATGGTCAAGGTGGTGTCCAAGAAAATGGTATCTGGAAGGACAATTGGAGGCTCCGAGTTCCTTTCAAGATTAAACACTTCACGTGGAAAGTTCTAAGGGGTATTTTTCTCCCCTGCTTTGGAGTTCTTGTGAGGAGGCACATCCCTCTCAAGTGCCCGTTCTGCAAGGTGGGTTTTGAAGATATCGAGCATTGTTTGTTTACATGTTGTTGTGCAGTGGTTGTTTGGACTGAATTGGGACTAAATGAAGTGATCAACAAAGTAGTGATGGAGGACCGATCGAGATCAGGTACTATGGAGATCCTAGAAAGAAACCAATCGCATGTTGGGGATGTACCAGTGGCGGAGCTGATTGTAGTGGCTTCTTGGTTCATATGGTGGCAGCGTCGCTAGTTTGTGAAGTCGGAAAATATCCAAACCTCATACCAAATAGCTATCTCCATTAAGGTATTAACAACAAACTTTGTAAGAGCATCAACCTGAAACAACCAGCCCGGAACAAAGATCATATGTGTAAGAGACCAAATAAAGGAAGAGTTAAGATCAATGTGGATGCTTCTGAAAGCGCGGGTTATCTCCAGAGGGGGGCGAATGGGAGATTTTCAGAAATTCGTCAAACTCTGAAGAATTTGGCGAAGACCACGGTGAAGAGATAACATAAAGGAAACTAAGTCATCACAGAATCAGTGTACATGCAATCAGGATATGTAAGAGTGAAGAACATGCAATCAGACAATCATACGAGCATGAAGAATATGAATCGAGGAAATAAAGATAGAGTGATGAAATTCTTCGGTTCAAATTCGTCAGAGCCTAGATCATAGATTTTTCAGTGGCGGAATAAAGTAAAGAGGACTGGGGAATTTGAAACCAGTTTGGCTCGGTGAAGACACattaatttggtagaccagttccagttgctgcatCAACTGTTCTTCTTGTTGAGGCTGCTGAGTCGCAACtcagaggacacacagtcctcaccgtattcttctTGGGCTAAGGCCTGCAGACCTCGCTCAACCACTCGTGGTAAGTTTTTAAGGTAGACTCCCAAaactgtggcaccctggctcaagagaccggaacaccccgtattccaacACAGAAATCAAGTCATCTGAAATACAACACTGCTTGGCACAGAataaatcagctcttattacaaatgaTACGGATACAAGGGTTCCTATATAACAGTGAATTACATCATCATGGCGACACTACGGCTGCTAAGGTAgttctatgctagcagcagaacaactcgtagccGCGGGATATCTTCTAGCGACGAAACAACAACAACAGCGAtggactccactccgcagggactctggctcgGACGCGATCCTATCTCGCAAACTCGGGATCCTCGACAAGCGAACAAACATGACACGACCTGCAATCCGGCATGACACGCCACGTAAgtagtttgaatgtactcgcaagctcacaacaaccaaagcaataaatacaaacaacagcatggcatttACAGGTTATTTAGCAATGATGATCATGATACTTCGAGAACAAGTTGAGCATGGCATGCATATATGATTCATGATACAAACACGATGATACTAGCACTAACATGCAAGGGGTCGATGTTTAAGGTCTTGTGGACCGACTTACTCTACTATGTGGTTAtcccataaccaccataaatatcCACATTACTTACCATCATGAACGCATTATCATTATCAAGAATACCATCATGATCACATTATCATTATCAAGGATACCATCGTGATCATCACAAGATCACATTATCATCATCAAGAATACCCTCGTGATCATCTCGTgaccacataaagatcaaccaacttatGTTCTCATCGAACTAGGGTTGCTTATTAGTCagattattattattgttaaccCATAGtctgacctactacgaactgggcccatatccgttGGCGTGGcaatcgatagattatacactctacagaggttaatACACTGCACCCACACCACAGaaccatggcctcgtgctcccattcaGATGGCATTCTGACAAAACCAATCtattgcatgacactctcccggccactccgacaaactcccttttgggctaagtcatgggtggccccgatgccactctggacatccaacggccaccgttgtggcaaaacaaaacggtcccaaacggggacaatggtACCAAACAACTACGGGCACGCAAGTCTTATGGCCGCCTACCTGATAAGGGTAGTGCGcacacataaccttccctagttggaagCACCAACGAGAGGCATAACAATGGATCAAATTAGGGCATTCCCACAAAGGCACATGTtgctgcactggtcagctcgattcagtggcaccatggcTCAGCCAACAGATGTTCAACTTCCATCaaagtccggttaaacttgaatgatGCCGAGTCATAATAAAATATCATGATGCAATAATGATGCTTATGAACATGGTATCAACACGAGCATGGATGGGTGACATGATCATTTAGCACGTAAATCTTCGCATGAACAACAATAAAGCATTTTCTAGATGCAAATGAGCATGGCATAACGATGATAATAAACAACACAAGTAACACATCATATGAACAGAGCATGATCACTAGCATTGGAAATAAATACCATAATAGAATATGATAATAACATTAGCATGTAATCATATAACCAACAGATGTAAAATCACCATAACATAAAGATAAGCATGGATTCACGAGCACATAAAGAATTCACGAAAATATTAACATGCACAACTTATTTAAATATTCAATAGAAAACCATAACTACTGCAAGACCATCATGCATGTGGCTGTCATAGCTTGCCTAGGGATGAAGGAACCATCGGGAAGAGGTGCGAGGAACTCGCGGAGGATTCGTCAGAAAAGCTTCactctcgaagggggctgattagaggcaagggaaaaatggtcatttttagtATGTGATAACATAGTGAAAATCATACcaacggaacgggctcgacgagacagGAACGTGTCCTTTTGAATCACCTGAATCGGCGCCATGGTTGAAAATATACGGTCGTTCATTCGTTAGGCagaaaaacaaatgaaatatgtgctttTCTGCGGCTAATAGACGAAGGTTCAAAATATAAGGATTTCGACGCCGGGCTaaaaaggagaaaacgtattctgTGAAATACATCTTCATAATAGTGAAAGTGTATTCCGAACAGAAGACGCAGAGAAGTTCGCTTTCGTTAACCGAAGATGCATTCGGCCGAAGTGCGCTCCCACTTCTGCTGACTGGACCGGGCTCCGGGTCGCTTATAGGTGGGTCCTGCGTTGCTCCTCTCTCCACCCCGCTCCTTCCTCCTCCCGACGATGGATGCAGAGGAGCCCCGAGGCCGAGTGAGCGCAGGCGCTCTCCGGCAGCACGGGTCACTCTCGGCGGAGCTTCGCACACCGGCGAGCGCAGAACGAGGCACCGCGTCCGTCCCGGCCGACCACACATGCCGACTTAGGGTGGTCGTGGACGAGGTCGCTTGCCGGACTTGCAGCCATGCCCAAGGGCACTCAGGGGATGAAGTGAAGATATGGGGGGCTCACAGGGTCTCGGGGAGTCTGCTGGTGGCGATAGAAAGGAGGGAGGGGCTCAGCTTTGATCCAATTTAGGCCGAGGCCGATGGCGGTCACGGTGGCCATGGGGATCGAGGGGAGATCCTTGGGCTCAGTGGGGTGGTCGGGGAGGGCTAGAGAAGAGAGTTGAGGCTGATAGAGAGCTCAGAGGGGCTTGGGCATGGCTTATATAGCCGGGGAGGGGTGCCCGTGGCCGGAGTCCGCTGAGACGGTCCGGCCTAGCTCTGGCAGGGATAGGGTTCACGAGGGGGCGTAGAGGTGACGGGAGAGGGCATAGGCATCCACCGGAGCAGAGGTGCAGCCAAGGGAGGGGATGAAGAAGCTGCGGCGTGCGACAGAGCCGGTCGGCCATTGTGCACCCGTGGGCGCTCGGCGGCTAGCGCCGACAAGGAAACTGCCGGAGGGAGACACAGGTCCAAAGCAATCGCGACGGCAGGAGAAAGCTACTAGACATACTCGGTCGTGAGAGAACGACGAGAGGGGAAGGGACTGGAGCTAGACAGTGCTCTGGACACGGCCAAACTCTGTAGAGCGCGTGCAAAGGCGTGGTAACACGCGGTCACCGCATCTACAAGCAAGCAGAGGACAAGAGGGGCTGGAAAACTATGTCTAGCGTATTGTCCTTGCTCCTAGTGGCAAACTTTACGTGATGGATCAGCAGAAGAGGATCTGATATGATGACATGCATCGATGGAACTTTGCTGCAGCAATCTTGCACTAGAAGCTGAGATGAACAGGGATAGCCAAATGATGAAACAGGATGTCTCAGAGGTTTAGGGTAGGAAGGATAAGAATCCTGTGAAGTTTGGAAGGATTTAGACCaagatttaatatagttgctttacaactgccaacaatttgtgaactttttcatgTTTTGACAAACTTATTTTCGAAATCgttgaattttttcaaaatttatgattCTTTTTGTCAATTTTCAAAAGACAATGGTCTACTGTCAACAAATGAACGACCGACTGAGGTAGAAAAGAATCGACAGAGCGAGCAAGCCTGCCTATTGATGGAGGGATCGAGCGAACCTTCGTTTTAATAAGCGTGCCCAACTTGCGTCAGCATGGACAACTGGCGCTTAAGGTGCCCTATTGGAGGTTCCAGCAGTCCCTGCCCACAAAACAGTAGTCACAAGGTTGTTATCCGTGTCTGTTGTGTGACTATGTCACTT is a window encoding:
- the LOC123043328 gene encoding tricetin 3',4',5'-O-trimethyltransferase-like; protein product: MSSMAAEMAAVEEEACIYAMQLSSTALLPLTLKNAIELGMLEVLMGAGGKMLSPSEVAARLPTPTTNPDAPAMVDRMLHLLASYKVVSCEVEEGTHARRYGPTPVCKWFTPDHDAISIAPLLLLTNDMVPMESLYHLKDAVLDGGLPFHKAHGMTMYEYTKTDTRLNRVLNEAMKGYSTIITGKLVNLYTGFHDIATLVDVGGGVGATICAVTSKYPHIKGINFDLPHVITEALQSPSVQHVAGDMFKNVPSGDAIVLKWILHNWPDEHCTTLLKNCYGALPAHGRVVIVEGILPVKPEATSRGQQASLTDMIMLTHTAGGKERNQREFEELAKSAGFTGVKTAYIHSNTWVIEFTK